CTCCCGGAGCACCATCGGGCGATGGGTGGTGCTCGCTCTCTTCATCAGCGAGCGCAAGCATGGAACGCACCGCGCTGGCCACCTCCGGTTCGGCAGACTCCAGTTCGCTCAGGAGAGTTTCGCGCTGAGAGCGATCGCCGGCACGGGCGCGGAGAAAGGCGTCCCGAACGCGGATGTAGTCAACGGAGTTGCACGCGTGCGCGTCCATTCAAGCGGGTCCTGAGCCAGAGCCGGGCCGCCTCGACATAGTCCTGAATCCGACGCCCGCTCAGGCCCAGTCGATCGCCGATCTGGTCATGGGTCATCCCCCCGAGAAAGCGCAAAACGAAGGCCTGGGCGGAAACGGGATCGGTCGATTCCAGAATCTTCAGTTCCTCGTCCAGCTCGACCAGGGAGTAGCCACGGGAAACGGCGTCCGAGGAGGCGTCGAAAACCACCAGGCCGTCGAGATTGAGCTCGCATCGAACCCAGTCGCGCCCCCGTCGCTCCGCCCGGCGATGGCGTGCATGGTCAACCAAAATGTTCCTCATGGCCGTCGCGACATAGGCCAGAAAGGCACCCTTGGACTGAAAACGGAACTGCTCCGACTGCACCAGCCTGATCCAGACCTCGTGGATCAGCGCGGTGGGCTGAAGGGTGTGGTCTCTCGGCTCGCCCTTGAAGAACGACTCTGAGAGCGCTCGGATCTCACTCCCCAACTTGGTGAGGAGATCGTCGATCGACTCGTCTTGCGCTGCGCACTTGCGGGACACCGCCAGAACCTCCCTCCGACCCCGGCGGCCCTCCCCGGATTCTCCCATGCTACCGGCCCGACCTCGAGTTCAAGCCTGCCGAGGCGTGAAGGTCGTGCCACTTTCGGCGTAAAAATTGACGAGATCGCCGGTCTGAAAGTCGCTGGCCAACTGGCCCTCGCAGAGATCGAACCAGATCGGCACCGCGGCGCGGACGAGCAGACGGTTGCGCTCGAGGTCACCGGCGAGCACGCGACCTTGGACGATTCGGGGGTGTCCCTCGATGGGCTCGATGAACGCGCCGCCTGCGCTGGCCCGGTGCATGCGAAGGGCGCGCCCATTGATGACACCCTCGACACGACGACCGGGTTCACCGGGAAAGGCAGCCAGCGGCGCCCCCGGCTTCAAATGCAATCGATATTCGCTGCCCGGAACGGAGAGGACAACCAATTCATCGGAGGCAGAGTCGACCCTGACCCGGGCGAGGTCATCGATAGCGCTGTCGCGGGGAGCATTCGTGACGGATGACGAGGAGTTGATCGGCGCGTTCATGTCGGGTGTCGTGGAACTGTCAGATGATGAGAAGTTGATGAGGTCCGGGGACCGTGGAGGCGCTCGGCGCGCCTCATTCGCTGGTGAGAACGCGCTTCCGCTGGCCGTTGGCTGAGTAGATCGCCACCTCGCCATCGCCGCGCGGATCGACGCTCGCTCGGACCACCGAGTTGCCGTCACCGCCGCGCACCGTGATCGCACCACCCTGACCATCAGCGGCGGCACCCATCACGAGGGCGGGGCGGCCATCGAGGGAGAAGAGATTCACCTGGCCGCCAGCGCTGCCCGATCCGAGCGCCGCCACGCGTGTGCCCGCGGAGAAGAAGGAGAGAAGCCCGGTGTGCTGCGGGCCCGCTTCGAGAATGATGGTCGCGTCACCGCCGGCACCGATCATCGCGCGGCCGCTGCCATCGACTCGGGCGTCCACTTCGAAGATGGGCCGCGACACGGGTGCCGATGGTGATTGAGCCGGCGCAGCGCCGGTCGGCGCCGCGCTTCCGCCCACGCTTGGCGGGGCCTGAAGTTGCGAAACGCTACTCCGCTGCGAATCGGCGACGCTGATCTGGATCATGCCAGCCTGACCGCGGTCTCCGGCGCCGATCAATGCGACGGGCGGACCACCGGACGCGAAGGCCTCAAAGACGCCGCCACCGGGCGCCGCGACGATCGCCGCCGAGGGCGCGCCGTCGCGATCGGCCACTCGAAGGAGCCCCGCGCTGACCTTGTTGCTGCCGGCATAAAGCACCTCGCGGCCCGCCGCATTGACGATGCTCACGGCCGCGCCATGTTCGCGTGACACGCCGGCGAGGAAGCCCGGCTTGCCATCGGCCCAGAATGACTCGAAGCGTCCGCCATCGGCCGTCGCATAGGCGCTCACGGCCTGCTCGCCCTTCTCGTTCCAGAGGACGAGGTCACCGCCGAAGTCACTGGCGCCGAGGCGCATCGTGTTCGCGCCGGAACGACTCCAGAGGTCGATCTGTCCGCCGCTCGGCGCTGCGGTCGCCACGAGGACGGGCTTGCCCTCGGCGCCGATGATCTCAAGGCGGGTCGTTCGGACGACATCCATGATGAATGCGCTCGGCATCGTCATCGCGCCGAGCGCCGCGACGGTGCCTGCGCCGATGACGCCAAGGGCCGCCGCGCGCCACCGCGCGGCACGGCGCTCCGAGAGACGAAGGGACGCTTCCAGTCGATCAAGTCGCTCTTCAACACTGGGCATGCGAGGCTCCATGAGATTCGGGGTCGATAGCATACGGCCCCATCATGCCACGAACGAACGGACGCCGCGCCCCTCGAACTTCCTCGCCATCCCGACGCTCGAAGTCCGCCGCGAAGTTGGCCGTTCCCGAAACGCCACTGGGCACCGTGCGAGAGCGAGCCCGAATGAACCGAGGTCCGACCCTTGGTGTGGCGCTGATCGGAAGTCGATTCATGGGGCGGGCGCACTCCAACGCCTGGTCACAGTGTGCTCGGTTCTTCGACCTTCCACGAGCTGTGTCGATGCAGCTTGTGGCGGGGCGCGATCGAGCCCACGCGAAACGATTCGCGGCGCGGTGGGGGTGGGCGGAGGGAAGCGGTGAGTGGCGCGATGCACTCAACGATTCCGAGGTGTCCCTCGTCGATGTCGCGACGCCCAATCACCTCCATGCGGAAATGGCCATCGCGGCTCTTCGCTCGGGGCGTCATGTCGCATGCGAGAAGCCGCTCGCGGGAACGCTCGACGACGCGCGTCGCATGCGCGACGAGGCGCGCAAGGCGGCGAAGCGGGGCGTCCGCACCTTCGTCTGGTTCAACTATCGTCGATGCCCGGCAGTGGCGCTGGCGCACCAACTGGTTCGTGAAGGGCGCCTCGGTGAGATTCGCCATGTCCGGGCGCACTATCTCCAGGATTGGGGACGCGGGGCGCCAGCCGGTCTCTGGCGCTTCCGACGCGATGAAGCCGGATCCGGTGCGCACGGCGATCTGAACGCGCACATTGTCGATATGGCCCGCTTCATCACTGGGCTCGAGGTGGTCGAGGTGACCGGCGCGATTGAACACACCTTCGACAGAAGGCACCAAGTGGACGACGCGGTGCTCTTCCTTGCCCGTCTGCGTGGTGGAGCAGTCGCCTCCTTCGAGGCGACGCGCTTCGCGACCGGGAACCAGAACCGCAACGAGATCGAGGTGAACGGCGAGAGGGGCGCCCTGCGATTCGATTTCGAGCGGATGAACGAATTGCTCTGGTGGAATGACACGCTTCCCTCGAAGCTGCGGGGTTGGAGCCGCATCATGTGCACGAATGCGGGGGACCATCCCTATGCCTCGGCCTATTGGCCTGCGGCGCACCTCATCGGCTATGAGCACGGCTTCGTGAGCATGGCGGCGGACATCGTTCGGGTGCTCGGGGGCGGTGAGCCGGTGGTTCCACTGCCCGATTTCGAGGATGGCTGGATGACCCAGTGCGTTCTCGAGGCGGCCATTCGCTCCGCTCGAAGCGGACGCTCGGTGAAGCTCTCGGCGATTCGTTGAGCCATCGTGACTATGCGGATCGAGGTGTCCACCGTCGGGCGCGCTTCGCCGCGCGGGACGGCGCCGAGTTGGGCTCGACGCCAGACCTCGCCGCGGTCAACGCCGCACCTCGATGGATCAGCGCCATGTCGCGCAGCAGTCGGCACGACATCGCTCGAGTAAGTTCGTGCAACAAGTCACGAGCCGGCGCGGCAGCCCGATGGCGCGATCACAACAGCGTGCGTT
This region of Phycisphaeraceae bacterium genomic DNA includes:
- a CDS encoding sigma-70 family RNA polymerase sigma factor, encoding MSRKCAAQDESIDDLLTKLGSEIRALSESFFKGEPRDHTLQPTALIHEVWIRLVQSEQFRFQSKGAFLAYVATAMRNILVDHARHRRAERRGRDWVRCELNLDGLVVFDASSDAVSRGYSLVELDEELKILESTDPVSAQAFVLRFLGGMTHDQIGDRLGLSGRRIQDYVEAARLWLRTRLNGRARVQLR
- a CDS encoding Gfo/Idh/MocA family oxidoreductase gives rise to the protein MPRTNGRRAPRTSSPSRRSKSAAKLAVPETPLGTVRERARMNRGPTLGVALIGSRFMGRAHSNAWSQCARFFDLPRAVSMQLVAGRDRAHAKRFAARWGWAEGSGEWRDALNDSEVSLVDVATPNHLHAEMAIAALRSGRHVACEKPLAGTLDDARRMRDEARKAAKRGVRTFVWFNYRRCPAVALAHQLVREGRLGEIRHVRAHYLQDWGRGAPAGLWRFRRDEAGSGAHGDLNAHIVDMARFITGLEVVEVTGAIEHTFDRRHQVDDAVLFLARLRGGAVASFEATRFATGNQNRNEIEVNGERGALRFDFERMNELLWWNDTLPSKLRGWSRIMCTNAGDHPYASAYWPAAHLIGYEHGFVSMAADIVRVLGGGEPVVPLPDFEDGWMTQCVLEAAIRSARSGRSVKLSAIR